A genome region from Actinobacillus arthritidis includes the following:
- the napH gene encoding quinol dehydrogenase ferredoxin subunit NapH encodes MAEVKYVSNKPKDAGLEARQKLGWWRAYRFLILRRLSQLSIILMFLSGPLWNVWILKGNYSGSMLFDSVPMSDPLMTAESLATGYLPEWTTVLGALIIVAFYAIVASKAFCSWVCPMNIVTDTAAWLRRKLGIRQSAKISRNLRYAILAMILVGSAISGTLLWEWINPVVALGRVFVYGLGATIWLVAVIFLFDLLVVEHGWCGHLCPIGATYALIGAKSVVKVNVVDRNRCDRCMDCYNVCPEPQVLRVPLHGKPEDSTVVLSKDCISRGRCIDVCAEKVFAFGTRFQGSIEVKNV; translated from the coding sequence ATGGCTGAAGTGAAATACGTATCGAATAAACCTAAGGATGCAGGGCTTGAGGCTCGACAAAAATTAGGCTGGTGGCGAGCTTATCGCTTTCTCATTCTGCGTCGTTTGAGCCAATTAAGCATTATCTTAATGTTTTTAAGCGGACCGCTTTGGAATGTTTGGATCTTAAAAGGTAACTATAGCGGCAGTATGCTGTTTGATAGCGTGCCAATGAGCGATCCGCTAATGACGGCAGAAAGCCTAGCGACCGGTTACCTACCGGAATGGACAACGGTTTTAGGCGCCCTGATTATCGTGGCATTTTATGCGATTGTGGCAAGTAAAGCCTTTTGCAGTTGGGTTTGCCCAATGAATATTGTGACGGATACTGCCGCATGGTTAAGACGTAAATTAGGGATTCGCCAAAGTGCGAAAATCTCGCGTAATTTACGTTATGCGATTTTAGCGATGATTTTAGTCGGCAGTGCTATCTCGGGAACGTTATTGTGGGAGTGGATTAACCCGGTTGTCGCATTAGGACGAGTATTTGTTTACGGTTTAGGTGCAACAATATGGTTAGTCGCGGTTATTTTCCTATTTGACTTATTAGTAGTCGAACACGGTTGGTGCGGACATTTATGCCCAATCGGTGCAACTTATGCCTTGATTGGTGCGAAAAGTGTCGTAAAAGTAAATGTCGTAGATCGTAACCGTTGTGACCGCTGTATGGATTGTTACAACGTATGTCCGGAACCTCAAGTATTAAGAGTTCCATTACACGGTAAACCGGAAGACAGCACAGTCGTCCTATCGAAAGACTGTATTAGTCGCGGACGTTGTATCGATGTGTGTGCAGAGAAAGTCTTTGCATTCGGTACACGCTTTCAAGGCAGTATTGAAGTGAAAAATGTTTAA
- a CDS encoding nitrate reductase cytochrome c-type subunit encodes MRKYLTLLLTALAGFAVAETQVAKSIDSTVESVAPAYTNAQKDAGNIPVTFPYQPPLVPHSIRGLQVTKNTNQCLGCHSPEVAPTTGATRVPASHFMDRDGKPTEGTSPRRYFCLQCHVQQTDVNPIIQNKFDTIRQTQAK; translated from the coding sequence ATGAGAAAATATCTCACCCTCTTATTGACCGCTTTGGCGGGTTTTGCCGTGGCGGAAACGCAGGTGGCAAAAAGTATTGATAGCACAGTGGAAAGTGTTGCCCCTGCTTATACCAATGCACAGAAAGATGCAGGCAACATTCCTGTAACTTTCCCTTACCAACCACCGCTTGTGCCGCACAGTATTCGTGGTTTACAAGTAACGAAAAATACCAACCAATGTTTAGGTTGTCACAGCCCTGAAGTTGCGCCGACAACCGGTGCGACACGTGTGCCGGCAAGCCACTTTATGGATCGTGACGGTAAACCGACGGAAGGAACTTCACCACGTCGTTACTTCTGCCTACAGTGCCACGTACAACAAACGGACGTAAATCCGATTATTCAAAACAAATTTGACACGATTCGTCAAACACAAGCTAAATAA
- a CDS encoding cytochrome c3 family protein yields the protein MIKKFWNWFRTPSKMVAGTLIIISAIGGILAWGGFNQGLEHTNTEQFCSDCHMNDVVPEYRASAHYSNRSGVKAICSDCHVPHEFLDKWKRKIIASKEVYAHFTGKVDTKEKFEAHRLEMAEREWARMKANDSQECRNCHNFEDMDFTQQKTVAQQMHAMAQEQGKTCIDCHKGIAHNLPHMEKVQKSFIPEDMLKKEQKTEGK from the coding sequence ATGATTAAGAAATTTTGGAACTGGTTCCGTACGCCGAGCAAAATGGTCGCCGGTACACTCATTATCATTTCTGCGATTGGCGGTATTTTAGCGTGGGGCGGTTTTAACCAAGGCTTAGAGCATACCAATACCGAACAATTCTGTTCAGACTGTCATATGAATGACGTTGTGCCTGAATATCGTGCTTCGGCTCACTATTCAAACCGTAGTGGTGTAAAAGCAATTTGTTCAGACTGTCACGTACCACACGAATTCCTTGATAAGTGGAAACGTAAAATCATCGCTTCAAAAGAAGTGTATGCACACTTTACCGGTAAAGTGGATACTAAAGAAAAATTTGAAGCACATCGTTTAGAAATGGCGGAACGTGAATGGGCGCGTATGAAAGCTAACGATTCTCAAGAGTGCCGTAACTGTCATAACTTTGAAGATATGGACTTTACTCAACAGAAAACCGTGGCACAACAAATGCACGCAATGGCACAAGAGCAAGGCAAAACCTGTATCGACTGTCATAAAGGTATTGCACACAACCTTCCGCATATGGAAAAAGTTCAAAAAAGTTTTATTCCTGAAGATATGTTGAAAAAAGAACAAAAAACCGAAGGTAAATAA
- a CDS encoding YfcZ/YiiS family protein, with the protein MHKTMQQKAAEAHNMCKLKGDSMLDNSDRQIAFEAVYDNEDQAQQAVKFFTEKAKSVETEACTIQHSISPIEDGFLMQMQIEFSCQAEVALFQMAVR; encoded by the coding sequence ATGCACAAAACGATGCAACAAAAAGCGGCAGAAGCCCATAATATGTGTAAACTGAAAGGCGATTCAATGCTAGATAATAGCGATCGCCAAATTGCTTTTGAGGCAGTCTACGATAACGAAGATCAAGCACAACAAGCGGTCAAATTTTTCACAGAAAAAGCAAAATCAGTGGAAACTGAAGCCTGTACAATTCAGCACAGTATTAGCCCGATTGAAGACGGTTTTTTAATGCAAATGCAGATTGAATTTAGTTGTCAGGCGGAAGTGGCTTTATTCCAAATGGCTGTTAGGTAA
- a CDS encoding NADH-dependent flavin oxidoreductase: MNPKFSPLFESYQLNNGVEIKNRLVVAPMTHFGSNPDGTLGQNEQKFIESRAGDIGMFILAATLVQDGGKAFHGQPEAIHTAQLPSLKKTADLIKAQGAKAILQIHHGGKLALTELLNGKDKISASTDEETGTRAATVAEIESLIAAFANATALAIEAGFDGVEIHGANNYLIQQFYSGHSNRREDEWGGSREKRMRFPLAVVDAVIAEKQKAAKSDFIIGYRFSPEEPEELGLTMQDTFALIDALTTKPLQYLHISLHEFDKKVRRGADTSMTRMQLIHERIAGKLPLIGVGNLFTAEQIAQAFNTGWAEFIALGKTVMINPTIATLIKQGRETEIVTELDPNKADQYGIFGILWDLCVQGGAWLPPIKGQDWQPLDR; encoded by the coding sequence ATGAATCCTAAATTTTCCCCATTATTTGAAAGCTATCAATTAAATAACGGTGTTGAGATTAAAAACCGTTTAGTCGTTGCACCGATGACACACTTCGGTTCAAATCCAGACGGCACTTTAGGTCAAAATGAACAGAAATTTATCGAAAGCCGTGCCGGCGATATCGGGATGTTTATTTTAGCCGCTACCTTGGTACAAGATGGCGGTAAAGCGTTCCACGGTCAGCCGGAAGCAATTCATACCGCTCAATTACCAAGTTTGAAAAAAACAGCGGATCTGATTAAAGCACAAGGTGCGAAGGCAATTCTACAAATTCATCACGGCGGTAAATTGGCATTAACCGAGCTACTGAACGGTAAAGATAAAATCTCAGCAAGTACCGATGAAGAAACCGGTACACGTGCGGCAACCGTGGCTGAAATCGAATCATTAATTGCTGCGTTTGCCAATGCCACCGCATTAGCGATTGAAGCAGGTTTTGATGGAGTGGAAATCCACGGTGCGAATAACTATTTAATTCAGCAGTTCTATTCCGGTCACTCCAACCGTCGTGAAGATGAATGGGGTGGCTCACGTGAAAAACGTATGCGTTTCCCATTAGCGGTTGTTGATGCGGTGATTGCTGAAAAGCAAAAAGCGGCAAAATCGGATTTTATTATCGGTTATCGCTTCTCTCCAGAAGAACCGGAAGAGTTAGGCTTAACTATGCAAGACACTTTTGCATTAATTGATGCACTTACAACAAAACCGTTGCAATATTTACACATTTCTCTGCATGAATTTGATAAAAAAGTACGCCGTGGTGCAGATACAAGCATGACACGTATGCAATTAATTCACGAACGTATCGCCGGTAAATTACCACTTATCGGTGTCGGTAATTTATTCACTGCAGAACAAATTGCACAAGCGTTTAATACCGGTTGGGCGGAATTTATCGCATTAGGTAAAACCGTAATGATTAACCCGACGATTGCAACCTTAATCAAACAAGGACGTGAAACGGAAATCGTAACAGAATTAGATCCAAATAAAGCAGATCAATATGGTATCTTCGGGATTTTATGGGATTTATGTGTACAAGGTGGCGCTTGGTTACCGCCAATAAAAGGTCAAGATTGGCAACCGTTAGATAGATAA
- the mqo gene encoding malate dehydrogenase (quinone), giving the protein MQKSGSALESYSDVTLIGAGIMSGTLGAFLTELAPQKSLTIFEKLSAVGLESSNEWNNAGTGHSALCELNYTEQKANGEVSVERAIKICEDFQLSLQLWSYLVNTGKIENPQAFIHRIPHISFVQGEQNISFLQKRYQNLSQNHLFADMQFSQDHQQLARWMPLMMQNRSANEKLAASYIPYGTDVNFGELTRKLFNYLVDHQAELNLNHTVKNIQRLHNHEWQLTIIDPNGQQRIHRSKFIFIGCGGGALPLLQKSGITDGKNVGGFPVSGLFMVCKNPDVINKHNAKVYGKAKLGAPPMSVPHLDTRFIEGKKTLLFGPFAGFTLKFLKQGSILDLPSSVKPSNFYSVTKAGIKNLPLAHYLMKQAMLTKSQRMADLREFVPNAKDEDWDLLVAGQRVQVIKGGEMRFGTEIIRAEDGSLAALLGASPGASTSVKAMLDVLLSCFADELPQWQTKLSQMLPSYGKSLRNEPELYAEIKQTVDNTLALSY; this is encoded by the coding sequence ATGCAAAAATCAGGCTCTGCTTTAGAAAGTTATTCAGATGTAACACTAATTGGTGCAGGGATTATGAGCGGCACTTTAGGGGCATTTTTAACCGAATTAGCCCCGCAAAAAAGTCTTACAATTTTTGAAAAACTCTCTGCAGTCGGCTTAGAAAGTTCAAATGAATGGAACAATGCCGGCACGGGTCATTCTGCATTATGTGAATTAAACTATACCGAACAAAAAGCCAACGGCGAAGTTTCGGTTGAGCGTGCGATTAAGATCTGTGAAGATTTTCAGCTTTCATTACAATTATGGAGCTATTTAGTCAATACGGGCAAAATCGAGAATCCGCAAGCATTTATTCATCGTATTCCGCATATCAGTTTTGTACAAGGTGAACAAAATATTTCGTTTTTACAAAAACGCTATCAAAACTTATCTCAAAATCATTTATTTGCCGATATGCAATTCAGTCAAGATCATCAGCAACTTGCACGCTGGATGCCATTGATGATGCAAAATCGCTCTGCCAATGAAAAATTGGCGGCAAGTTATATCCCATACGGTACGGATGTGAACTTTGGTGAACTTACGCGTAAATTATTTAATTATCTTGTTGATCATCAAGCAGAGCTAAACTTAAATCATACGGTTAAAAACATTCAGCGTTTGCATAACCATGAATGGCAATTAACCATCATTGATCCAAACGGTCAACAGCGTATTCATCGCAGTAAATTTATTTTTATCGGCTGTGGCGGTGGTGCTTTGCCTCTTTTACAAAAATCCGGTATTACCGACGGCAAAAATGTTGGCGGTTTTCCGGTCAGCGGTTTATTTATGGTCTGTAAGAATCCTGATGTGATAAACAAGCATAATGCGAAAGTTTATGGTAAAGCGAAATTAGGCGCACCGCCTATGTCTGTTCCCCATTTGGATACTCGTTTTATCGAGGGCAAAAAAACGCTGTTATTCGGACCTTTTGCCGGTTTTACATTAAAATTCCTCAAACAAGGCAGTATTTTAGATCTCCCGAGTTCGGTTAAACCGAGTAATTTTTATTCCGTGACAAAAGCCGGCATTAAAAACTTACCGCTTGCTCACTATCTAATGAAGCAAGCCATGCTGACCAAATCACAGCGTATGGCAGATTTGCGAGAATTTGTACCGAATGCAAAAGATGAAGATTGGGATTTATTAGTTGCAGGGCAACGGGTACAAGTGATTAAAGGCGGTGAAATGCGTTTCGGAACAGAAATTATTCGTGCGGAAGACGGTTCACTTGCCGCATTACTCGGTGCTTCTCCCGGTGCTTCAACTTCCGTAAAAGCAATGTTGGATGTCTTGCTATCTTGTTTTGCGGACGAGCTTCCTCAATGGCAAACAAAGCTCAGCCAAATGCTTCCGTCTTACGGAAAATCGTTACGTAACGAGCCGGAATTATATGCTGAGATAAAACAAACAGTAGATAACACATTGGCTCTCTCCTACTAA